From a region of the Babylonia areolata isolate BAREFJ2019XMU chromosome 25, ASM4173473v1, whole genome shotgun sequence genome:
- the LOC143299689 gene encoding thioredoxin-like protein 4B: protein MSFLLPKLTSKGEVDKAIKSTEDIVLILRFGREHDTTCLQLDDILAKSAEELAKMASVYCVDVDSVPIYTQYFDISLIPATIFFFNGQHIKVDWGTPDHTKFIGSFKRKQDFIDVVEVIFRGAMKGKVMVTSPLDPRDVPKYDLIYKDI, encoded by the exons ATGAGTTTTCTTCTACCCAAACTTACGTCCAAAGGCGAAGTAGACAAGGCAATCAAGTCAACTGAAGATATTGTACTTATTCTTAGATTTGGGAGAGAACATGACACCACATGTCTGCAACTAGACGACAtc CTGGCAAAGTCCGCTGAGGAGCTGGCAAAGATGGCCTCCGTTTACTGCGTGGATGTCGACAGTGTCCCCATCTACACACAGTACTTTGACATCAGTCTCATACCggccaccatcttcttcttcaatggGCAGCACATCAAAGTGGATTGGGG GACTCCAGACCACACCAAGTTCATCGGAAGCTTCAAGAGGAAGCAGGACTTCATTGACGTGGTGGAGGTGATCTTCAGAGGTGCCATGAAAGGCAAGGTGATGGTCACCAGTCCGCTGGACCCTCGAGACGTCCCGAAATACGACCTCATCTACAAAGATATATGA
- the LOC143299788 gene encoding F-box DNA helicase 1-like isoform X3 yields MGEEHQGPPRKRLHLDVVQSVRLSQSEEGTASLRQPVDRAHPRTCAEQAMTPRYNTRIKFRPPRRVRTPDDQKRETDSASNSTQGSGLGTKDLSFLLEPSCVVPRQPSPPCVGMSSSKKTGKKQSSIIPFMFCQGSSSSASSSNSFVTASTSNDRKRFEPQVSTGSPSKISSPVRKVARSGTGDKVHRTSEGSPPPDRIEYGSPSKMYSPIKKVSEAGSVYIVVSDDSDDCQEEASDRPCSRSDDFRQRNSEGMKVFLSQSRAPDSKSSRGAGTQRKESSASRSVNKGVKKKTLKKRMSKQEVSPHQRMLASVSSTLGLSSTDFDEADEEDFASVPSVRICVDVGPTFGLLSDSVVDTVEENWFHRMPVEIVENIFCNLPMVELCHNVSRVCVNWNNIVSNPSFLPWKKLYHKLKNGDRGSKAHIRSLIQQEDMDSCRLLKLISFMQKFRVVTPDNNVCAVMQSHPKYSWALALLKEKASHCIKNGEPNPWSLLCALVCVSATVEDVHCAVRLLTSSRSRQTCVEVVECFYCMATFLLEWKYTSQQLFSLLRDPSYLDPISNSMVESQGDSKVMNLERSQATGVLRGLHYRVFYALYLYENSFTSSHAMLQQAMVPCSGQQSIIKYSRGDTGVRLTHEQMRIINYTPELRSGEIIKVFAYAGTGKTTVLRRYTQMRPHLKFLLIVFNKSVCTHAQSTFPPNVTCRTGHSLAFAAVGRRYAAKKNLNAGNLRLYDVAMTLKSRKTNSENLFVRAKRVMETLKNFLSSGDDRITTQHTPLTEFGIRIMDLDFSQKMLYVEDADYYWGRMKDLDDERVKMTHDGYLKLYQLWQPTLNNYDIILVDEAQDLSPALLTILEQQNQPKIFVGDQHQQIYAFRGAVNAMEGLVASKTFYLTQSFRFGPEIAQVANTLLENLKNDTSRNIVGHGTPGTINGDQVGQLAVLCRTNYSVFTEADKFCSSAEPSARIAIVGGLEGLGMSMLKDIYTLMLSESDRKKG; encoded by the exons ATGGGAGAGGAGCACCAAGGACCTCCGCGGAAACGACTGCACCTGGACGTTGTACAGTCCGTGCGGCTCAGCCAGTCAGAAGAAGGGACCGCCTCTCTCCGACAGCCAGTGGACAGAGCACATCCACGGACATGTGCAGAGCAAGCAATGACGCCACGCTACAACACTCGCATCAAATTCAGGCCTCCAAGAAGAGTCCGGACTCCTGACGACCAGAAGAGAGAGACCGACTCTGCGTCAAACTCGACACAAGGGTCAGGGTTGGGAACAAAGGACTTGAGTTTCCTGCTAGAACCCTCCTGTGTGGTGCCACGGCAACCTTCTCCACCTTGTGTGGGGATGTCATCGTCGAAGAAAACTGGCAAAAAGCAGTCCAGCATTATCCCATTCATGTTCTGTCAGGGATCGTCGTCATCAGCTTCCTCGTCAAATAGTTTCGTGACTGCAAGCACTAGCAATGACAGGAAAAGGTTCGAACCTCAGGTCTCCACTGGTTCACCCAGCAAAATATCCTCACCTGTGAGAAAAGTGGCCAGAAGTGGGACAGGTGACAAAGTGCACAGGACCAGTGAAGGGTCTCCACCGCCAGACAGGATAGAATACGGTTCACCCAGCAAAATGTACTCCCCTATCAAAAAAGTGTCTGAGGCAGGAAGTGTGTACATTGtggtcagtgatgacagtgatgactgtCAAGAAGAAGCTTCAGACCGACCGTGTTCCCGATCAGATGACTTTAGGCAGAGGAATTCAGAGGGGATGAAAGTGTTCCTTTCCCAAAGCAGAGCCCCAGATTCCAAATCATCCAGAGGGGCAGGTacacagagaaaagaatcaaGTGCATCCAGGTCTGTTAACAAGGGTGTGAAAAAAAAGACGTTGAAAAAAAGGATGTCAAAACAGGAGGTAAGTCCTCATCAGAGGATGCTAGcttctgtctcctccaccctGGGTCTTTCCAGCACAGATTTCGATGAGGCGGACGAGGAGGACTTTGCCAGTGTCCCCTCAGTCAGAATCTGTGTGGACGTGGGCCCAACCTTCGGTTTGCTCAGCGACAGTGTTGTGGACACGGTGGAGGAGAACTGGTTCCATAGGATGCCCGTTGAGATTGTGGAGAACATCTTCTGCAATCTGCCCATGGTCGAGCTCTGTCACAACGTCAGCcgcgtgtgtgtgaactggaacAACATTGTGTCCAATCCCAGT TTCCTGCCGTGGAAAAAACTCTACCACAAGCTGAAGAATGGGGACAGAGGGAGCAAGGCCCACATCCGCTCTCTCATCCAGCAAGAGGACATGGATTCCTGCAGACTTCTGAAGCTGATCAG TTTCATGCAGAAGTTCAGGGTTGTGACGCCGGACAacaatgtgtgtgctgtgatgcAGTCCCACCCCAAGTACTCCTGGGCTCTGGCTCTCCTCAAGGAGAAGGCTTCACACTGCATCAAGAACGGG GAACCGAACCCATGGAGCTTGCTGTGCGCCCTGGTGTGCGTGTCGGCCACAGTGGAGGATGTGCACTGTGCGGTGAGACTGCTGACGTCCAGTCGCTCCCGGCAgacgtgtgtggaggtggtggagtgtTTCTACTGCATGGCCACCTTTCTCTTGGAGTGGAAGTACACCTCCCAGCAGTTGTTTTCCCTTCTCCGCGATCCGAGCTATCTCGATCC GATCAGTAACAGCATGGTGGAGAGCCAGGGGGACAGCAAGGTGATGAACTTGGAGCGGAGCCAGGCGACGGGCGTGCTGCGGGGCCTGCACTACCGGGTGTTCTATGCCCTCTACCTGTACGAGAACAGCTTCACCTCCTCCCACGCCATGCTGCAGCAGGCCATGGTGCCCTGCTCCGGCCAGCAGTCCATCATCAAGTacag tcGGGGCGACACAGGGGTGAGACTGACACATGAACAGATGAGGATCATCAACTACACGCCTGAGCTCCGCTCAGGAGAGATCATCAAGGTCTTTGCCTAtgcag GCACTGGTAAAACGACGGTCTTGCGCAGGTATACCCAGATGCGACCACACCTCAAATTCCTGCTCATAGTTTTCAACAA GTCGGTGTGCACACACGCCCAGTCCACGTTCCCTCCCAACGTCACCTGCAGGACGGGGCACAGTCTGGCCTTTGCAGCCGTAGGTCGAAG GTACGCTGCTAAGAAGAATTTGAACGCAGGCAACCTTCGGTTGTACGACGTGGCGATGACGCTGAAGAGCAGAAAGACGAACTCAGAAAACCTGTTTGTCCGTGCCAAGCGTGTGATGGAGACGCTGAAGAATTTCCTGTCGTCAGGCGATGATAGGATCACAACCCAGCACACACCTTTGACTGAATTTGGCATTCGAATCATGGATCTGGATTTCAGCCAGAAAATG TTGTATGTAGAAGATGCCGACTATTACTGGGGGCGCATGAAGGACCTGGATGATGAGAGGGTGAAGATGACACATGACGGCTACCTCAAGCTGTACCAGCTGTGGCAACCCACGCTGAACAACTACGACATTATTCTGGTGGACGAGGCCCAGGATCTCTCTCCTG CTTTGCTGACCATCCTAGAGCAACAGAACCAGCCCAAGATCTTTGTGGGCGACCAACACCAACAGATCTACGCCTTTAGGGGTGCCGTGAACGCCATGGAAGGGCTGGTGGCCAGCAAGACCTTCTACCTGACACAG TCGTTCAGGTTTGGTCCGGAAATTGCCCAGGTGGCCAACACACTACTGGAGAACCTGAAGAACGATACGTCCCGGAACATTGTGGGTCACGGCACTCCGG GCACCATCAATGGGGATCAGGTGGGACAGCTGGCAGTGTTGTGCCGAACCAACTACTCCGTGTTCACCGAGGCCGACAAGTTCTGCTCATCCGCTGAGCCATCCGCACGCATCGCCATTGtcggg ggcCTGGAGGGACTGGGGATGTCCATGCTGAAGGACATCTACACACTGATGCTGTCGGAAAGTGACAGGAAAAAAG gatga